A region from the Lolium perenne isolate Kyuss_39 chromosome 4, Kyuss_2.0, whole genome shotgun sequence genome encodes:
- the LOC139830209 gene encoding uncharacterized protein has protein sequence MVQLLRLMMEDREAARAERQANLATLQHLAQLATGNANNNNGGNGNGDHRSKLKDFQSTNPPVFAKFTEPLDADDWLRTIENNLEVAGVGDDEKVLFATHFLSGPARAWWENVKAIQAEGHVINWEEFKAKFRKTHIPSGLIKLMKDKFMNLSQGSMSVVEYMDKFTTLSSILVAVPYPDLESLVDASIMVESKRKNAFENRKRKAMLQQGSSSTQRTRSFPPPRPAPQPQRTPPPAPRPNNPSRNFNSQRSGGSNYNPNYNRQNNIVRPSTNGCYTCGQPGHFSKECPNKMNTAQRPNAPKPNQGQARTATGRNQNQKKPAGPARGHLNHVNAEEAQEAPDIVLGTFPINSVPSIVLFDSGASHSFVTKSFARKSGLRPTIMRRPMLIQIPGTSIKTDLSCKDVPIDIQGKRFHANLIVLGEQGLEFILGMDWMVKYKGHIDCARRAINMTAEDGEIIEHVATMPSSKALCKKSVASPALHEVPVACEYPEVFPDELPEVGFLGHIISAGGVSVDPSKIQSIMEKKAPTNQTEVRAFLGLAGYYRKFVEGFSSIARPLTQLLKKDKKFEWTDKCEASFQELKKRLVTAPVLTMPDITKDFDVYCDASKLGLGSVLM, from the exons ATGGTGCAACTTTTGCGCCTTATGATGGAAGACCGTGAGGCAGCCCGTGCAGAGCGCCAAGCTAACCTTGCTACCCTTCAGCACCTCGCTCAGCTTGCTACTGGAAACGCCAACAACAATAATGGCGGGAACGGGAATGGAGACCACCGCTCTAAACTGAAGGATTTCCAGAGCACCAACCCTCCTGTTTTCGCCAAGTTCACTGAACCTCTCGACGCtgatgattggcttcgcaccatTGAGAACAACCTGGAGGTCGCCGGAGTCGGCGATgatgagaaggtgttgttcgccactcactttcTTTCTGGACCTGCACGCGCTTGGTGGGAGAATGTCAAGGCTATTCAAGCTGAAGGACACGTCATCAACTGGGAAGAATTCAAGGCCAAGTTCCGCAAGACCCACATTCCGTCTGGACTGATCAAGCTCATGAAGGACAAGTTCATGAATCTGAGTCAAGGAAGCATGTCTGTTGTGGAATACATGGACAAGTTCACCACACTGTCCAG tATCTTGGTGGCTGTTCCATACCCAGACCTTGAGTCGCTGGTAGATGCCTCTATCATGGTTGAGAGCAAGCGCAAGAATGCgtttgagaaccgcaagcgcaaggCGATGCTGCAGCAAGGTAGCTCCAGCACTCAGCGAACCCGCAGTTTCCCTCCGCCCAGACCAGCGCCCCAGCCTCAGAGGACACCACCCCCTGCACCTCGCCCCAACAACCCCAGCCGCAACTTCAACTCTCAGCGTTCTGGAGGAAGCAACTACAATCCCAACTACAACCGCCAGAACAACATTGTCCGCCCCTCCACCAATGGATGCTACACCTGCGGACAGCCGGGTCATTTCTCCAAGGAGTGTCCCAACAAGATGAACACTGCTCAGCGCCCCAATGCTCCCAAGCCAAATCAGGGTCAAGCCCGTACTGCCACCGGAAGGAACCAGAACCAGAAGAAGCCAGCTGGACCAGCTAGGGGACACCTCAACCACGTCAATgctgaagaagctcaggaagctccGGATATCGTTCTGGGTACGTTTCCCATCAACTCAGTACCCTCCATCgtcttgtttgattccggagcatcgcattcgtttgttactaaGTCGTTCGCTAGAAAGAGTGGCTTAAGGCCTACCATCATGAGACGGCCTATGCTCATTCAAATTCCGGGAACCTCCATCAAAACGGATCTATCCTGCAAGGATGTTCCTATAGATATTCAGGGGAAGCGTTTTCACGCCAATCTGATAGTATTGGGTGAGCAAGGTCTGGAATTTATTCTTGGCATGGATTGGATGGTCAAGTATAAGGGACATATCGACTGTGCTCGCCGAGCCATAAACATGACTGCTGAAGACGGCGAGATAATTGAACATGTAGCCACCATGCCATCATCGAAAGCCCTATGCAAGAAAAGTGTCGCCAGTCCAGCCCTGCATGAAGTACCCGTTGCTTGTGAGTATCCTGAAGTTTTCCCAGATGaattacccg aagtaggattccttgGTCATATCATTTCTGCCGGAGGAGTGTCAGTCGACCCGTCCAAAATTCAGTCCATCATGGAGAAGAAAGCCCCTACCAATCAGACCGAAGTCCGCGcctttctaggattggcgggttattaccgtaAGTTCGTTGAGGGATTCTCCAGCATTGCGAGACCCTTAACGCAGCtgttgaagaaggataagaagttcgAGTGGACCGATAAGTGTGAGGCGAGTTTTCAGGAACTCAAGAAGAGATTAGTCACAGCCCCCGTCTTGACCATGCCTGATATCaccaaggattttgatgtgtactGCGATGCATCGAAACTTGGTTTGGGAAGTGTGCTGATGTAG